The segment ATAACATTAGGAAACACACATTATTAACATACAATATGAAGGTTCGTCGTTTTGTTTCTGTCAAACCTACGTGAAACGCGCTTTACAAGTAGATGCTTGAAATCAAACATACACTTGTATTCTGTGGCGTAGCAAGCCACCCATGGGCCAGGGTTTAAGAATATCtcggtgcccccccccctccccacaatACGACAAATTGAGCGtgtgaaaaaaaatgagtaatctGAATGTATCGGTACATTTATCAAAAGATGTTCAACGCCAGTTCAAGGATCGtaccttttatttttgtaattaataaTGTCATTTGGTTTGATTCAGTTATGACTCTCTACaagtcttaaaagtcaatgtttgtagAGCTACTTAACAGAATCAaacgacttttaaaaaaatcaattttcacaaaagtacatttttattttcactttaTTGTCCCCTAATGCTCATGTGGGCCCCAACTGTTTATGAGTCGTAGGCTCAAGCGCAATGAAGCCTTTCACCCCATGGTGGACTTTTTTGGTGATTACGCCAAaagctgtgggcccctaatggtcatGTGCCCGGgatcattgaaccccttcgcgccatggatgctatgCCACTGCTTGTATTATATCTTTTAGGTCTTAGTGTAATATGATGAAAAGTGACTTCAGTAATCTACTTCTAGTgttattctttattttccttTCAGTGTGAGCACTACAAGCTTTGATAACTCTTACTGTGAATCTGAACCAACTGATGATCAGGAAAGGTCTTGCTATTTAGATTACAGCGCATACTCACATTCAGAGTTCGAACCCATGACAAGCTATGGCCCGCCTCCATCGTACGATCACCATCAAAACTATGAGTCTGACTACATTGATGTTTACACACACCAACCACAACCACACGAGTAAGTCAACAAGATGTCTCATCCTCACAGCCACAAGTGGTGTGTTAAAATTTCATCACCTAATAGCCACCTGGGCTGTTTAGCTCCAACGTCTTCCTtcatcattattttttgtttaattacagtttttaaaaaactcgatataaacatatttgtctctatattttaaaacttgGTGGATTTACATTGTAACGAACATTGAATGTATATCACAGGATTACCAAAATATTGACTTTATATACTATTAGTGTTTCATTAATAGTTGACAAACGCTTaaaacaactcactctgtctgtctgtctgtctagttttgtttgatatttcctcgataaactaagcaatgtcgaggacgctaaattgaacttcaaaCTTACCAACTACATCAAAATTACAAGcagaagagcttaaaaaatgtGATTCTGCTGAGCTAAAATGTTGAGAGCGGATGTTATGAAACCTAAAACAACAGCGTATCTACACTTCCTTTATTTGCACATCGGAAACACCGAAAAGCTTGCTATTTTTAGGTTTCCCAccaggtatgaaaatctctgatacatacatatgtaaaatttataaacaaaagaaaacaatttcagAAATACTTTGTGTAGCTGATGCATTTAAAGACACAcgtttaacattttgtttaaagtttggAAGTTTCTATTTAATATGATTTCAATATTTGACCTATTCCTGCGTATCACTGAGGAGCACAGGGCTGCAATCACCTCCCCATCGAACTctgttctgagcagctttcttcgaCTGCTTCCATGTCCTTCCAGTATCTTCAGCTTCGCTGATGACTGAATTAGTCCATGTTTGTTTGGGTTTGACCAATTAAATCATTCCCTTTAGATCCCAATTGTTTTCGCttggtgtgtcctatccagcgccgtttttttttaaattggtgtTATGGACAATAGGTTTTTGCAAGGTTCTCTCAGTTAGCAGTAGATATTTTTTTTGGGCCGCGAAATTCCCAGGATACGGTATGTGAAACTGTTGGCGAAGATCTGGAGCTCTTTGATTTGCTCGTAAGCATATAGTAGGAGAAGGAGAGACTTAATCTTGTTCTATTAAAACAGTACTTCGGAACGCCAGATGGTTTGTAGAGTGGTCAAGTCAAACTTAGATTTAATAATGCGATTTTGTATAACGTCATTACTTCCGCCGTCTTAACTAACTCTACTTCCATAATAGATAAATGGTCCGTAACTAGGATGTTCTCGCCTGAGGTACAATACGCCTCTCTTGTTCATTATTGATCCACATAACTTCAGCTTTCTTTTGTTAATCAATAgtcccgctttttttttttttacttcttctgAGAGTTTGATAAATTTGACCTGCGCGTTTTGCTGCGCAGAGGCAGATGTCATGGACGGAATGTAAGTCTTCCAGTTGTTCAGTTAAGGTGcagatttgtgtgtgttttcgAGGACTATTTTTCTTGACCCAATCAATaagttaaccctaaccctaaattGCTAAAGCATGACTCTTTGTcttaatcttttaaaaatattttttacattatataaatatctatatatctatatctatttatctatctatctatctatctatctatctatctatctatctatctatctatctatctatctatctatctatctatctaaaataaaagtttataacACGGCTACTGTTAGCATGGAAATTAtaaatcttgtttaaaaattgGTGTACATACATATAAAAAGTTAGCAGGCATTTATTTTCAGCACAATATTATATTGTTTTCAGTGTCAATATGGGCACTACAAGATTTGATGGTTCTCACTCTGAAACTGAACAAAGCCAAGAGCAGGAGAGGCCACGCTATTCAGATAATATTGCATACGCTCAGTCAGGGTTCGAATCTTATCCAGCGATTGCCAACGACCTGCATCTATTGTACAATGTTAGTCAAGCCTACGATTTTAACGATGATGTGCAAACACAGCAACCACAACCACACGAGTAAGTAGAAACAACAACCTGTCTCTTCCCCACAGTCACCAGTGGAGGATTTAGAATATCTTCACTTTATGACCACATACGTCAGCTTTCTCAGGGATTCTCAACAGAATTTACTTCGTTTATAGCAGTCGGTATACagttcaacattttgtaaagcaGTTTTGATAGGGTTTCGCTACGTGATGGGTTGTAACTCTGTACTatttaatgtgtttttaaatCAAGGTTTGTCTCCCATTAACCATTTTGACTTGACGACCCAAAGGACCGGACTAAACATTCACCTCACGGTGACATTGTGACTTGATGGATGCTTTGCCACTTATCAGTTTTCAGTCTTTGGGTGACCAGAAAGGAACAGAACACCTAGGTCTTAATTCATCTAGGATTTAAAACAGATGAAGTTTAGATGAAGTTTTGTATTTAGAACGCAGTCTTTCAgtccttttttgtttgtttgtttgttaattttGTGTAACAGATTCTTAGATGTAGCTAGACCTACTTGCCTTGTCAAAGAGGCtaaatgtagatcttaataAACACTGTTGGGCCTTGGGATGTTTTTCTCTGCACAGAGCAGTGTTCAAATTTAAAATCGACACGAGTGGGTTCGAGTGAGATAGAAGGAGGGTGTAGAATATCATACTCTTGACAATCGACTTTCCTATAAATCGACCATCTTTTGCCtgatatattgaaataaaataagacaTGTGTATTTACATTCTAACAGAAATCCTACAGACAATGTTGGCTTACTAcctatttattgatttgataAGTGTATGTATTGTCTTACAGAGGTTATACAGACACTGTTGGCTACTATCAAGATGAAGATTCCCAGTGTGAATGCTGTTGCGAGATCGATGAATGCTGCGACGATTGTGGTTTAGACTGCCCGGAGTGTACAATAGAGTAGACACATCTGTAGATACATCAGTAGATACTATATTAGAAACATCAGAAGTCATTTGTAGAGCACTAGGGTTGGATTGTTTAAACATCTTAAGCATTAAAATGggttttgtattattttatttgctgttaaaatgttctttttctcttaaataaattaaagcttattttttcaacaaaaaaaaaatgacttcagATGCGAATCGAAATGTTTATCTCGTCCTGGAAGGCTAGACGGCTGCCTTTCTATAATgcaaaatttattaaataagacTACTGATAACTAAACAGgttaatttatttgtattgattcatgggTTGTCTTCGACATTGAACAATTGtacaaattttcaacttgatccgagaataggaagtgagaaaaataacgtgtacaagattccacccagacagacagaaggagttgataaaagcttagtaaaaatgtgtaaacatatgatatgtaaatatttgattttataaataaaacattttaatatattttttgaatTTCTATTCCGTGTGCAAAaggtcacagattttttttaaatttacaaacgACCAtgttcttttaatattttattaatgacGACATTTcagggaaataaaataaaagttttgcaTTAATTTTGACTGACTATTGTAATCTTATGATATGTAATATCCGTTGTTGTTGGTGTTAATTGGCATCTATTTCAAATAAAGCAATAAATCGATTTCTAATTAAACATGAACACTAGAAGTAGTAGAACACCTTTACAGCGTTGTGCCCCTATTGGGAGACTTCATCGATGTGTACAGGTTTTATCACACTAATCACTTCATGCTACCTTGAATGTACCTTGGAGACATCCCTTCACACACTTTAACACAGAGCTTTTCTTTCGTTATGGTACATAGTCTCTATCAACGTTATTTACaccatttattttcattatcctgagcaattttaaaacaaaaattaacacgAGAAAGGGGGATAAAACGATGTCGACGATGGTTCCATATGAATAGCGCAGTTATCTTTCTTAGACAACAAGATGAATCACAAAGTTGCACCAAGTTGATACTAACACAAGCTGTATCTTTTGGTCGTTATAATCTACTGCAATATCGTGCTATCttaatttcttttcaaaaatatctttttacaAATGATTTGAGTTTTTGTTCGATTTATTCTACTTTAAATTTGCACTTAGAATACAGTATCAatataaatcattaaaataaaaatatgcgaGGAACGAATCTATACTCTACCATCGCTTCTCATTTGACAAATATT is part of the Biomphalaria glabrata chromosome 2, xgBioGlab47.1, whole genome shotgun sequence genome and harbors:
- the LOC106051801 gene encoding uncharacterized protein LOC106051801, whose protein sequence is MSLARYVDSHPRAPRRKKKKRSRQSDDNAHPESGFELRPSTRYDPHPLYDVQQTYECGYNDVHTRQPQPHDVSTTSFDNSYCESEPTDDQERSCYLDYSAYSHSEFEPMTSYGPPPSYDHHQNYESDYIDVYTHQPQPHDVNMGTTRFDGSHSETEQSQEQERPRYSDNIAYAQSGFESYPAIANDLHLLYNVSQAYDFNDDVQTQQPQPHEGYTDTVGYYQDEDSQCECCCEIDECCDDCGLDCPECTIE